The genomic window aagttccacaagctccccttagtagttcttcgtcttcaagagatgaatgtggagagatttaagctcaactacactatctatgtcctagtccgagacatctacgaataggctagaaataaagatttatagttttgatcactaacattgacaaacatgcttgagataacaacgcatgcgagttcgaccgagcaatgctctaaaaaaatCTTTCGCCATATCCCTGAAGTTattatcataatgacaaacagacaaaAGGCAGTTAGAGGAGGAACCTGAATCACTAACCGTGGCCTTCACCTTTCTCTTTCTTGAGGACATGATTCCTTCATATAGATACCTATTGACAACTTCTACTGCATCTCTTTTTGTAGTTCCTCTAGTTATAGGTgccatgagactgtatctttCAGAAAAAAGTGAAGTACAATTCTGATCACAAATGAACATAAATAGACTTATTAGGAAAACTAACCCTAAAAAAACTTTGAAGAAGTCTCCACGGTTTACGTTCCATTATCTATCTTAACAACAGAATATTTACTTCCTCAAATAACTTTTAGTCATAAATGGAATAACGAGAAATAAACAACATATTTTAcaagacttgagcaaccttgatgtgatatttattgaaaaggcgaggatacccaaatatacctcaagctaaaacttttcctacctataagtcctttctccgaaagtgattgtctatggactgagtcgagaaaataaaactaatcggttcacacttcgtgtgatcgtatatggatacaagatcgagataatacaaaaatgaagtatgtttacttgatacaaaggttcggacttaaccaaacacaataggattgcttaacaactaaataggaattaacttttgtgtaatttactttaattataataaaacaatcctaatgcggaatataaaagtaaatgacacggcaagattttgttaacgaggaaaccgcaaatgcagaaaaaccccaggacctagtccagaattgaatactctcaggattaagccgctacacaaaattacactaacttcgtatagttgagaccaagtaactaaccctatagttcacctagttccttctgtattcccacgcctccaacttataattaAGTCATGTaattggaacaattactttggttcttattccaaacagtaaaggaacaacaaatctgtttggtatcaattctattcaaccaagtgatatgagtcggacaaaggatcttccgtttatctcaacataaactccttcgtcaggccttagatctatcttatgctcAATCATTCAAAGGTAATCGATTATGATTTagacaacaacacctttaatccgaataatcgtgttgatgccgatctaatcaattaatcaatccaatataccacaaggataaaccgattattaattggatcctcttttaccgaaacaaatattgtgcacaccaaagattataaaacccaagtcagatcttcaatatcttctttgtattcaaatcttcttaaatcttcaataaaaacctgcacacgatcacttgaatctcttgtgatcaatcacgcacagaacggagtctgttaacaatgaattatcacaagatcgtctttagagctaacaacagtctaaagattcctgtcgaaactctgaactagttttagtgaatcttatatcagaatagaagattctcaagaataaacaaactaggtgcaatcagattccaaccaccgttagtcaatcaaatcattcgaaaacaaaagataaatcgcaattatctagtacccaccaatgggtcgcgctagagattctcaatcccaaagaagactttaaactgagcgactgtaagagatttcgcctaattaggttactctcctctccgaataggcggctacaccagtaacaacaacgaaagagtaaatctgttgttacgaaggattggtttgctagaaaggaGAACTTCGAGTATTGatagacaatgaagtttggacaccaaggtattcccaaaatcgaaaatattctcaagatactcactaaagcacagattcggttttcataaacttttggtcatggatttttttcactccaaaaatgtggcatcaggtgccgagacaaaaaggtatccctatggatacataaactttgagtggctataaaatatgatttaccatggccataactctgaaaccgtgtctatatggtactcatttttttttgtagttaagcattttcactatcaccatggccataggatccttatagacatACGATTTGattatatgtggctaaagtttaccttaaagtcacgtgaattttattttatccgtggcctttgtcatcaaATGGAAACGCAAAATTCATTTCatcatggccaattcatgagttgcAGTTACCTTAAAGCCAAACTAATTTTTCTTAACGTGTCGAATTCATAACTTATAGCTACTTTGAATCTGTAGCAACATGCTCACCTCTATTTTCAGACACGCATAAAAAACCTTTTTACATGGCCAGTGACTCATTAATAACCATTGATATAGATTAATCGCACAATTAAAATTGATTCCAATTACTTTTATTAATATGTTAAACGTCTCATATCATGATCAAGGAAAGAGGTGAGCATAACTCTACAAAAACACCAACTCCACAAGACATGCAAAAGAAAACGTTTTAACTACAAAACTATCTCCACTACTTCTCTTAATAACAAGGATGCAATGCAGTCTTCATTCTCTTGCTACTCCACATATTACTTTTCGATTCCTTGTTCCTCATGGTACTGATAAGAAGCTTTAGTTAGTACTCCTCCTACTCTTCTTCTTAGTCTTggcattctcattatgttgatcaTAAGCTAGTAACAGTACATGTAGAAAGAAAGAGATTTAGGATGTAACATATATGTCTaaccataaaaataaaaataaaagcaatttcaattgatttttatttCCACCAACTGTTCATTTGAGCGGGAAGGGATTCAATAAACACACTAAAATAAACATCCGGATTGCTTAATAGTTAATACAACTCAATCTCACTTCAACCAATAATCTTCTGGATTTCCATAAAAATTCATACTTACTTGTGCAATTGTGTATTGTCTCCTGGAATAACCAAGCACCGCATTCGCCAAGACTAATAAAAACAGAACAAGCACAATATGAGTGTCTAAAGCAAAAGAATTCCTAAAGATtttaaaaaacaacaaaatagattATGAACCTTGACATGAACGAAAAATAACAAATCAAATACATCAAGGAAAACCTATCAACCTTGTAGTCATTGAATCAAATGAGAGGGAAGCAGCATCAAGCCCAGCCAGGTAAGGAACCAAACTACAAAAAAAATCCAATATTACATGGtaaattttatttgttattttaagaagaaaaggaagttcaGTTTCGCCAAATGAAAATACACTTCGATGCACATAACACCGCTCTTCTTTTACAAATTGGAAGGACCAAGTATGTTTAGATAGAAAACTTAACCCAGCACTGTTCCTTTATCTTCCACCTAGACGTAATGTTAATCGCATATTAACTCCAAGCATGAACTGTTTATAGCTAACATTGAGACGTAGAATGTCCAAATAAACACAAAAGTTATCGCTTACATGGCTAGTGAAAAAATCTATGCAAGTTTATGACAAGGAATAACAATTCAGTGAGTTCTGTAACACAGTTTGTCGGCTGTTTTTATCAAGAGAACCAACCTTTCTTAGTGGTGGTTGAACTTGTTGGATCTTCCTTATTTTCTCTCTTCTCCATTCCCTGCTTTAAAGAGTCTAATCTTTTTCTGCAGAGAACCCAAAACAAGTAAAATTAGGCGATCAACGCCGACAAGCAAACATTAAGTGAGGTCAACCCCAACAAACAAACTTCAAAAGACGATGGTTAGATAAATTGAGGAGAATAACAATTACTTAGTGTCTTCAAGGCGTCCATGCAAACTCCATCTCTGGAGAAACCCATCCATCCCTTCAGCTCCACTTGCAAGAATTAAGCGCCTGTAAAAAGATTTGATTAAGCCTGGCACCAAGTACGATTCTTGAACAAATGTAAGTAATCATGGTAAAGAGTAAACTATGCTCTTCTGCCTCAGTGGGCAACTGATGGATACTAATCAGCCGAGAGAGTTTAAGGTCAAAACTGAGACCCATAGCTTCATTTATCACTGACATGTTAGCGACGAATATCATTGATATGACTGGAAAATTATGTTACAGTTCAACGGATTGACTTTCCAAGAGGGTTTAACATACTGTTCAATGGTAATTACGCATGGTGGTGCATCTATTAGACACCTCAGAAGATCTTTGTCATCACATATCTCATGTTTAAGAGATTTACCTCTCAAATGATGTGACCTCTGATTGAAGTTGAGTAGCTCTATCTTTGGCATCATCTAATGGCATTGAAAGACCCAATTTATGTTCACTCTCTCGAAGCCGTTGCCTTAGTATCTTATCCTACAACAAATCCACACACCAAAACAAACCAGTGTTCAAAATCTTCACTTACATATGAACTGAAAAAACCTCAACAAAgcaataataatacatatttagaaaaaaaaacataaatcccTCACCCGTTTATCGACACATTGTTTGTATATAACAATCTCATCTTGGAAAAATGGTTCAATATCATTGATTTGCAAACCTAGAGAAAGACAATTTGCAATTAGCCTTAAACCCTAAAcccctaaaaaaatcaaaattataaacaGTTCACAGAATC from Papaver somniferum cultivar HN1 unplaced genomic scaffold, ASM357369v1 unplaced-scaffold_19, whole genome shotgun sequence includes these protein-coding regions:
- the LOC113338293 gene encoding uncharacterized protein LOC113338293, which translates into the protein MDVDSEPTMEETILVGDDLMTGPPSPIIPPEIASHVLEGVETCDGILRNFFLCLQINDIEPFFQDEIVIYKQCVDKRDKILRQRLRESEHKLGLSMPLDDAKDRATQLQSEVTSFERRLILASGAEGMDGFLQRWSLHGRLEDTKKRLDSLKQGMEKRENKEDPTSSTTTKKVWFLTWLGLMLLPSHLIQ